The Lysobacter capsici genome has a segment encoding these proteins:
- the tgt gene encoding tRNA guanosine(34) transglycosylase Tgt, whose amino-acid sequence MSRMSFELLGNDGAARRGRLTFPRGTVETPAFMPVGTYGSVKGIMPEHVAELGAQIILGNTFHLYLRPGLDVIGDHGGLHGFARWNGPILTDSGGFQVFSLAHRRKITEQGVTFASPVDGSKVFLGPEESMNIQRVLDSDIVMIFDECTPYPATIDVARKSMELSLRWAERSKKAHEGNDAALFGIVQGGVHHDLRTRSADGLKAIGFDGYAVGGLAVGEPEEERNAMLEHTCPQLPEDRPRYLMGVGRPEDLVESVARGVDMFDCVMPTRNARNGHYFTAHGTVRVRNAKYERDLRPIEEGCDCYACRNGFSRAYLRHLDRCNEMLGPMLGTLHNLRYYQRLMAQMRSAIEQGTFAAFRESFYAARQ is encoded by the coding sequence ATGAGCCGCATGTCCTTCGAATTGCTCGGCAACGACGGCGCCGCGCGCCGCGGCCGGCTGACCTTTCCGCGCGGCACGGTCGAAACCCCGGCGTTCATGCCGGTGGGCACCTACGGCTCGGTCAAGGGGATCATGCCCGAGCACGTCGCCGAACTCGGCGCGCAGATCATTCTGGGCAACACCTTCCATCTGTACCTGCGTCCGGGCCTGGACGTGATCGGCGATCACGGCGGCCTGCACGGTTTCGCGCGCTGGAACGGGCCGATCCTGACCGACTCGGGCGGCTTCCAGGTGTTCTCGCTCGCGCACCGGCGCAAGATCACCGAGCAGGGCGTGACCTTCGCCTCGCCGGTCGACGGCAGCAAGGTGTTCCTCGGGCCGGAGGAGAGCATGAACATCCAGCGCGTGCTCGATTCGGACATCGTGATGATCTTCGACGAATGCACGCCGTATCCGGCGACCATCGATGTCGCGCGCAAGTCGATGGAACTGAGCCTGCGCTGGGCCGAGCGTTCGAAGAAGGCGCACGAGGGCAACGACGCGGCGCTGTTCGGGATCGTCCAGGGCGGCGTGCATCACGACCTGCGCACGCGTTCGGCCGACGGCCTGAAGGCGATCGGCTTCGACGGCTACGCGGTCGGCGGCCTGGCCGTCGGCGAGCCCGAGGAGGAGCGCAACGCCATGCTCGAACACACCTGCCCGCAGCTGCCCGAAGACCGGCCTCGCTATCTGATGGGGGTGGGCCGGCCCGAGGATCTGGTCGAATCGGTCGCGCGCGGCGTGGACATGTTCGACTGCGTGATGCCGACCCGCAACGCGCGCAACGGCCACTACTTCACCGCCCACGGCACGGTGCGGGTGCGCAACGCCAAGTACGAGCGCGACCTGCGCCCGATCGAGGAAGGCTGCGACTGCTACGCCTGCCGCAACGGTTTCAGCCGCGCCTACCTGCGCCATCTGGACCGCTGCAACGAGATGCTCGGGCCGATGCTGGGCACCTTGCACAACCTGCGCTACTACCAGCGGTTGATGGCGCAGATGCGATCGGCGATCGAGCAGGGAACCTTTGCGGCCTTCCGCGAGTCTTTCTACGCCGCACGCCAATAG
- the yajC gene encoding preprotein translocase subunit YajC — MNLLDLLIAPAYAQAAGAAPKAGFLGGYESLLLPLVLIAVMYFLIFRPQAKRAKEHRSMLEKLSKGDEVLTNGGIAGTVADIGENFITVEIAANVRIRVQKGAIANVLPKGTLKSA; from the coding sequence ATGAATCTGCTCGACCTCCTGATCGCTCCGGCCTATGCCCAAGCAGCGGGCGCCGCTCCGAAGGCCGGCTTCCTTGGCGGCTATGAGAGCCTGCTGCTCCCGTTGGTGCTGATCGCGGTGATGTACTTCCTGATCTTCCGCCCGCAGGCCAAGCGCGCGAAGGAACACCGCTCGATGCTCGAAAAGCTGTCCAAGGGCGACGAAGTGCTGACCAACGGCGGCATCGCCGGCACCGTCGCCGATATCGGCGAGAACTTCATCACCGTGGAAATCGCCGCCAACGTGCGCATCCGCGTGCAGAAGGGCGCGATCGCCAATGTTTTGCCCAAGGGCACCTTGAAGTCGGCCTGA
- the secD gene encoding protein translocase subunit SecD: MLTFARWKYFVILLVLVVSVIYALPNAYPQDPSVQISAARSDGVQVNASLAKKVESLLSQAKIPSKSIKVEDQGNLLVRLEDTDQQTRAADLLRPQLGNDYVVALSLAPTAPAWLEFLRAKPMPRGLDLQGGVHFVMQVDQASAIDKRLDAYVEDVRSTLRDNRVPYTSVVRRGNEALVATLGTGADTAKAQSQLRTAFPTLTQNLQDQTLTLEVPQAELQRISLEAIEQNLNTLRNRINAFGVAEPVIQRQGTDRIVIQLPGLQDTVEAKRQIGATATLEFRAVIGNEATADAAVRDRSVPPDARVYYTETKQPLLLSKRLLVSGEQLVNAQPMTDPQDGRQGVSITLNSVGGQRMLDHTLENVGKRLGIVYVEQTPITAIVDGKEVQTIRTDERVINSAEIKGVFGKNFQTTGLSAEESKALASQLKSGALAAPMIFVEERVVGPSLGAENVKRGTMAVAYSFIFALSFFLIYYRMFGLITCMALVLNLLMVVALMSIVGATMSLPGFAGLALSVGMSVDANVLINERIREELRAGIPPQTAIATGYDKASGTIFDSNMTALLAGVALYAFGTGPLQGFAITMIVGILTSVFTAVTVSRGIATLIYGGNRRKLKSIAI, encoded by the coding sequence ATGCTGACCTTCGCGCGCTGGAAATACTTCGTCATCCTGCTAGTCCTTGTGGTCAGCGTGATCTACGCGCTGCCCAATGCCTATCCGCAGGACCCATCGGTACAGATTTCCGCGGCGCGCAGTGACGGCGTCCAGGTCAACGCGAGCCTGGCCAAGAAGGTAGAAAGCCTGCTCAGCCAGGCCAAGATCCCGTCCAAGTCGATCAAGGTCGAGGACCAGGGCAACCTGCTGGTGCGTCTGGAAGACACCGACCAGCAGACCCGCGCCGCCGACCTGCTGCGTCCGCAACTGGGCAACGACTACGTGGTGGCGCTGAGTCTGGCCCCGACCGCGCCGGCTTGGCTGGAATTCCTGCGCGCCAAGCCGATGCCGCGCGGCCTCGACCTTCAGGGCGGCGTGCACTTCGTCATGCAGGTCGATCAGGCCAGCGCGATCGACAAGCGCCTGGACGCTTACGTCGAAGACGTCCGCTCGACCCTGCGCGATAACCGCGTGCCGTACACCTCGGTGGTCCGCCGCGGCAACGAGGCGCTGGTCGCCACCCTCGGCACCGGCGCCGACACGGCCAAGGCGCAGAGCCAGTTGCGCACCGCGTTCCCGACCCTGACCCAGAACCTTCAGGATCAGACCCTGACCCTGGAAGTGCCGCAGGCCGAACTGCAGCGCATCTCGCTGGAAGCCATCGAACAGAACCTCAACACCCTGCGCAACCGCATCAACGCCTTCGGCGTGGCCGAGCCGGTGATCCAGCGCCAGGGCACCGACCGCATCGTGATCCAGCTGCCGGGCCTGCAGGACACGGTCGAGGCCAAGCGCCAGATCGGCGCGACCGCGACCTTGGAATTCCGCGCGGTGATCGGCAACGAAGCCACCGCCGACGCGGCGGTGCGCGACCGCAGCGTGCCGCCGGATGCGCGCGTGTACTACACCGAGACCAAGCAGCCGCTGCTGCTGTCCAAGCGCCTGCTGGTGTCGGGCGAGCAACTGGTCAACGCCCAGCCGATGACCGACCCGCAGGACGGCCGCCAGGGCGTGTCGATCACGCTCAACAGCGTCGGCGGCCAGCGCATGCTCGACCACACCCTGGAAAACGTCGGCAAGCGCCTGGGCATCGTGTATGTCGAGCAGACCCCGATCACCGCGATCGTCGACGGCAAGGAAGTGCAGACCATCCGCACCGACGAGCGCGTGATCAACTCGGCCGAAATCAAGGGCGTGTTCGGCAAGAACTTCCAGACCACCGGCCTGAGCGCGGAAGAATCCAAGGCCCTGGCCAGCCAGCTCAAGTCCGGCGCGCTGGCCGCGCCGATGATCTTCGTCGAAGAGCGCGTGGTCGGCCCGAGCCTGGGCGCCGAGAACGTCAAGCGCGGCACCATGGCGGTGGCGTACTCCTTCATCTTCGCGCTGAGCTTCTTCCTGATCTACTACCGCATGTTCGGCCTGATCACCTGCATGGCGCTGGTGCTCAACCTGCTGATGGTGGTGGCGCTGATGTCGATCGTCGGCGCGACCATGAGCCTGCCCGGCTTCGCCGGCCTGGCCTTGTCGGTGGGCATGTCGGTCGACGCCAACGTGCTGATCAACGAACGAATAAGAGAAGAACTGCGCGCCGGGATACCGCCGCAGACCGCGATCGCGACCGGTTACGACAAGGCCTCGGGCACCATCTTCGACTCCAATATGACCGCGCTGCTGGCCGGCGTGGCCCTGTACGCCTTCGGTACCGGTCCGCTGCAGGGCTTCGCGATCACCATGATCGTCGGCATCCTGACCTCGGTGTTCACCGCCGTCACCGTGTCGCGCGGTATCGCCACGCTGATCTACGGTGGCAACCGCCGCAAGCTCAAGTCCATCGCGATCTGA
- the secF gene encoding protein translocase subunit SecF — translation MKIFPLTLLPNDANINFMKMRWLSIAIAAIIMFVAIGAMATRGFNFALDFTGGNLVEVHLDKSASLDTIRDKLAADGYDSAQVQTYGSGNELLVRLQPREGDDSSAATAHAAQAVMKAVTASGNTGKILRNEFVGPQVGKELALNGLYALIFVVVGFLIYIAFRFEWKFAVAAIITTLHDVIVVAGWFALSGHEFDLTVLAGILSVMGYSINDTIVVFDRVRENFRSMRADPETILNRSINQTLSRTVITSFVAFLTVVALYIYGGGSLRGMAESQMLGIIIGTVSSIFVACPLLTLGFLKVTKQDLLPKAKDDAALARRP, via the coding sequence ATGAAAATTTTCCCGCTGACCCTGCTGCCGAACGACGCCAACATCAACTTCATGAAGATGCGGTGGCTGTCGATCGCCATCGCCGCCATCATCATGTTCGTCGCGATCGGAGCGATGGCCACCCGCGGCTTCAACTTCGCCCTCGACTTCACCGGCGGCAACCTGGTCGAAGTGCACCTGGACAAGTCCGCCTCGCTCGACACCATCCGCGACAAACTGGCCGCCGACGGTTACGACAGCGCCCAGGTCCAGACCTACGGCTCGGGCAACGAACTGCTGGTGCGCCTGCAGCCGCGCGAGGGCGACGATTCCTCCGCCGCCACCGCGCACGCCGCCCAGGCGGTGATGAAGGCGGTGACCGCCAGCGGCAACACCGGCAAGATCCTGCGCAACGAATTCGTCGGTCCCCAGGTCGGCAAGGAACTGGCTCTCAACGGCCTGTACGCGCTGATCTTCGTGGTCGTCGGCTTCCTGATCTACATCGCCTTCCGCTTCGAATGGAAGTTCGCGGTGGCGGCGATCATCACCACCTTGCACGACGTGATCGTGGTCGCCGGCTGGTTCGCGCTCAGCGGCCACGAATTCGACCTGACCGTGCTGGCCGGCATCCTGTCGGTGATGGGCTACTCGATCAACGACACCATCGTGGTGTTCGACCGCGTGCGCGAGAACTTCCGTTCGATGCGCGCCGATCCGGAGACCATCCTCAACCGCTCGATCAACCAGACCCTGTCGCGCACGGTGATCACCTCGTTCGTGGCGTTCCTGACCGTGGTCGCGCTGTACATCTACGGCGGCGGTTCGCTGCGCGGCATGGCCGAATCGCAGATGCTCGGCATCATCATCGGCACCGTGTCCTCGATCTTCGTCGCCTGTCCGTTGCTGACCCTGGGCTTCCTGAAGGTCACCAAGCAGGACTTGCTGCCCAAGGCCAAGGACGACGCGGCGCTGGCGCGTCGTCCGTAA
- a CDS encoding class I SAM-dependent methyltransferase — MSARNQQQISDWNGPVGGRWLTYNDWLDERTAAYGEMAFAAAAPQPGEAVLDIGCGAGATSLELARAVGASGRVIGVDVSEPLIGRARERAQASELPIEFRLADASAPLFAPRSFDLLFSRFGVMFFDDPAAAFTELRKTLKPGGRIAFACWQEPAKNDWYVLPLKAIAGIVEQPSVDTNAPGPFAFSDPQRVERILTEAGFAQVELRAFEAPFYYGRGDTREAMAEDALQQVFRVGPIQRLLSAQSEQVRERAAAAIRAKLTGLANEQGIAVSGAIWVVTTRRGHDSAQGDLSQYERAESLIRAMAEYVIADETALSEAQAQVGAQPLRLVCINMLSWLSSRSRCPTMVANSKRFWGSAWQTLSTLLSVPGAFSDVFEFQGEAVVLNPGLTPEQIRELCKLVAEIYRPRRFITVRKPSRQD; from the coding sequence ATGTCCGCACGCAACCAACAACAAATCAGCGACTGGAACGGCCCGGTCGGCGGCCGCTGGCTGACCTACAACGATTGGCTCGACGAGCGCACAGCCGCCTACGGCGAGATGGCGTTCGCCGCCGCCGCGCCGCAACCCGGCGAAGCCGTGCTCGACATCGGCTGCGGCGCAGGCGCGACCTCGCTCGAACTGGCAAGGGCGGTCGGCGCGAGCGGCCGGGTGATCGGCGTGGACGTGTCCGAACCGCTGATCGGCCGTGCGCGCGAACGCGCGCAGGCCTCCGAGCTGCCGATCGAGTTTCGCCTCGCCGACGCCAGCGCGCCCTTGTTCGCGCCGCGCAGCTTCGACCTGCTGTTCTCGCGCTTCGGCGTGATGTTCTTCGACGACCCGGCCGCCGCGTTCACCGAACTGCGCAAGACGCTCAAGCCCGGCGGCCGAATCGCGTTCGCGTGCTGGCAGGAACCGGCGAAGAACGACTGGTACGTGCTGCCCTTGAAAGCGATCGCCGGCATAGTCGAGCAGCCGAGCGTCGACACGAACGCGCCCGGCCCGTTCGCCTTCAGCGATCCGCAGCGGGTCGAACGGATTCTGACCGAGGCGGGATTCGCCCAGGTCGAATTGCGAGCTTTCGAAGCGCCGTTCTATTACGGACGAGGCGACACCCGGGAGGCCATGGCCGAGGACGCATTGCAGCAAGTGTTTCGGGTCGGCCCGATCCAGCGTTTGCTCTCCGCGCAGAGCGAACAGGTGCGCGAGCGCGCGGCGGCTGCGATACGCGCGAAGCTCACGGGTCTGGCGAATGAGCAGGGTATTGCGGTGAGCGGCGCGATTTGGGTGGTTACGACGCGCAGGGGGCATGACTCCGCGCAGGGGGATCTTAGTCAATACGAGCGCGCCGAATCCTTGATCCGCGCCATGGCCGAATATGTAATTGCGGACGAGACGGCGCTTTCGGAAGCTCAAGCGCAGGTCGGAGCGCAACCTCTGCGGCTGGTTTGCATCAATATGCTCAGCTGGCTAAGCAGTCGCAGCCGATGCCCCACCATGGTGGCGAATTCAAAGCGGTTTTGGGGGTCTGCGTGGCAAACCTTATCGACGTTGCTGTCGGTTCCCGGCGCGTTTTCGGACGTGTTTGAATTCCAAGGCGAGGCCGTGGTGTTGAATCCGGGTTTGACTCCTGAGCAAATTCGCGAATTGTGCAAGCTAGTAGCCGAGATTTATCGGCCTCGAAGGTTCATCACGGTGCGAAAGCCCAGCCGTCAGGACTGA
- a CDS encoding inositol monophosphatase family protein encodes MQKPAVTLMVKAARSAGNVLLRHMHRLDALNIVEKDRMDYASEVDSLAEAEIIKEFRRATPDYAILGEESGPIGQARFTWVIDPLDGTSNYLHGIPHFCVSIALCENGEPIHGVIFDPLRNDLFTTSRGSGTQLNEKRVRIAERKDLTGAMLITGFPPRERARASAHLKCLDNLLVDAEDVRRTGSAALDLAYVACGRADAYFEAGLKPWDIAAGALMVREAGGKVCDFKGRSTGPMDNRGLPPRQLVAGNLKIADALQNRIVNTGYAAAFD; translated from the coding sequence ATGCAGAAACCCGCCGTCACCCTCATGGTCAAGGCCGCTCGCTCCGCCGGCAACGTGCTGCTGCGCCACATGCACCGCCTGGATGCGCTGAACATCGTCGAGAAGGACCGCATGGACTACGCCAGCGAAGTCGACAGCCTGGCCGAAGCGGAGATCATCAAGGAATTCCGCCGCGCCACCCCCGACTACGCCATCCTCGGCGAGGAAAGCGGCCCGATCGGCCAGGCCCGTTTCACCTGGGTCATCGATCCGCTCGACGGCACCAGCAACTACCTGCACGGCATCCCGCATTTCTGCGTGTCGATCGCGCTGTGCGAAAACGGCGAACCGATCCACGGCGTGATCTTCGATCCGCTGCGCAACGACCTGTTCACCACCAGCCGCGGCAGCGGCACCCAGCTCAACGAAAAGCGCGTGCGCATCGCCGAGCGCAAGGACCTGACCGGCGCGATGCTGATCACCGGCTTCCCGCCGCGCGAACGCGCCCGCGCCAGCGCCCACCTCAAGTGCCTGGACAATCTGCTGGTCGACGCCGAAGACGTGCGCCGCACCGGCTCGGCCGCGCTCGACCTGGCCTACGTCGCCTGCGGCCGCGCCGACGCCTATTTCGAAGCCGGCCTGAAGCCGTGGGACATCGCCGCCGGCGCCCTGATGGTGCGCGAGGCCGGCGGCAAGGTCTGCGACTTCAAGGGCCGCTCGACCGGACCGATGGACAACCGCGGATTGCCGCCGCGGCAGTTGGTGGCCGGTAATTTGAAGATCGCCGATGCGTTGCAGAATCGGATCGTCAATACGGGGTATGCGGCGGCGTTTGATTGA
- a CDS encoding RNA methyltransferase codes for MNSDPRETPPPPERPEIANSAVAPGDPAAAPPTAAPDPAAARIRIVLVGTQHPGNIGSAARAMKTMGLSRLVLVAPEKPLDRDAYAMAAGADDVLEAAPILPDLAAAIADCHWVLGCTARSRRIALEELPPRLAAERVDARAREGAQVALVFGRERTGLNNDELQLCHAAVHIPANPDYSSLNLGAAVQVLSYELRMAALAAAAADPAGDHRDPPASHAQLEGFFGQLGEALDAIDFHKGRAPESAMRKLRRLFLRADLDEREVRLLRGVLADVERMAMLAGQRR; via the coding sequence ATGAACTCCGATCCTCGCGAAACCCCGCCGCCGCCCGAGCGGCCCGAAATTGCCAACTCCGCCGTCGCCCCGGGCGACCCCGCCGCGGCCCCGCCCACCGCCGCGCCCGACCCAGCTGCCGCCCGCATCCGCATCGTCCTGGTCGGCACCCAGCACCCGGGCAACATCGGCTCGGCGGCCCGGGCCATGAAGACCATGGGCCTGTCGCGGCTGGTCCTGGTCGCGCCGGAGAAGCCGCTCGACCGCGACGCCTATGCCATGGCCGCCGGCGCCGACGACGTGCTGGAGGCCGCGCCGATCCTGCCCGACCTGGCCGCGGCGATCGCCGATTGCCATTGGGTCCTGGGCTGCACCGCGCGCAGCCGCCGGATCGCGCTGGAGGAACTGCCGCCGCGCTTGGCCGCCGAACGCGTCGACGCCCGCGCCCGCGAGGGCGCCCAGGTCGCGCTGGTGTTCGGGCGCGAGCGCACCGGCCTGAACAACGACGAATTGCAGCTGTGCCATGCCGCGGTGCATATCCCGGCCAATCCCGATTACAGCTCGCTCAACCTCGGCGCGGCGGTGCAGGTGCTCAGTTACGAGCTGCGCATGGCCGCGCTGGCCGCGGCCGCGGCCGATCCGGCCGGCGATCATCGCGACCCGCCGGCCTCGCACGCGCAGTTGGAAGGTTTCTTCGGCCAACTCGGCGAGGCGTTGGACGCGATCGACTTCCACAAGGGCCGCGCGCCCGAATCGGCGATGCGCAAGCTGCGCCGGCTGTTCCTGCGCGCCGACCTGGACGAGCGCGAAGTGCGGCTGCTGCGCGGCGTGCTCGCCGATGTCGAGCGCATGGCGATGCTGGCCGGCCAACGGCGCTGA
- a CDS encoding phosphate/phosphite/phosphonate ABC transporter substrate-binding protein — MLLGLALAGASACVAASADPHDARGGHPEDTDAHVLVLGRISDDPKAHYEQLKPLLDYVVPRMAEVGIREGRILMAKDVQQMASYLRRGRVDWVSETAGTAMLLRQRADARPLLLTERDGVSHYHSVFFARRDSGLRSLEDLSGHNVAFQRPTSTSAYFVPAATLLERGLTLEILLSPTDRINRGGVGYLFARSELNVSTWVHKRLVDAGVMSNLDWNNPRRMPEAFRRDLIEIGRSEDYPRALEVVRGDLDAKVAARLREVLMDAAGDPEAGEALLRFFKTTGFMPIDAESQRALDHIGSGVARVRAEVE, encoded by the coding sequence GTGCTGTTGGGGCTCGCCCTGGCCGGGGCGTCGGCCTGCGTCGCGGCGTCGGCCGATCCGCACGACGCGCGCGGCGGCCATCCGGAGGACACCGATGCCCATGTGCTGGTGCTCGGCCGGATCAGCGACGATCCCAAGGCCCATTACGAACAGCTCAAGCCATTGCTGGATTACGTGGTCCCGCGCATGGCCGAGGTCGGCATCCGCGAGGGCCGCATCCTGATGGCCAAGGACGTGCAGCAGATGGCCAGCTATCTGCGCCGCGGCCGGGTCGACTGGGTCAGCGAGACCGCCGGCACCGCGATGCTGCTGCGGCAGCGCGCCGACGCGCGGCCGTTGCTGCTGACCGAGCGCGACGGGGTCAGCCATTACCACAGCGTGTTCTTCGCCCGCCGCGACAGCGGCTTGCGCTCGCTCGAAGACCTCAGCGGCCACAACGTCGCGTTCCAGCGGCCGACCTCGACCAGCGCCTACTTCGTCCCGGCCGCGACCTTGCTCGAACGCGGCCTGACCCTGGAAATCCTGTTGTCGCCGACCGACCGGATCAACCGCGGCGGGGTCGGCTATCTGTTCGCGCGCTCCGAGCTCAACGTCTCGACCTGGGTCCACAAGCGCCTGGTCGATGCCGGGGTGATGAGCAATCTGGACTGGAACAACCCGCGCCGCATGCCCGAAGCCTTCCGCCGCGACCTGATCGAGATCGGCCGCAGCGAGGACTATCCGCGCGCGCTGGAAGTCGTGCGCGGCGATCTGGACGCGAAGGTCGCCGCGCGCCTGCGCGAGGTGCTGATGGACGCGGCCGGCGATCCCGAGGCCGGCGAAGCGCTGCTGCGCTTCTTCAAGACCACCGGCTTCATGCCGATCGACGCTGAATCGCAGCGCGCGCTGGACCATATCGGTTCGGGCGTGGCGCGGGTGCGGGCGGAGGTCGAATGA
- a CDS encoding putative bifunctional diguanylate cyclase/phosphodiesterase: MRLRAGLQAKFLSIMGVAFLVVVALIALLLYRQERIQAEVVGVSRDAMRDSFVESLRRHGEGEVAQLAGSLTNPLYYFDLDAIGELSRAALANPGVRYVIVYDNDGNIVHDGSEEIPSYGKRMDDAMAKQVVAARALHTQWGESTFDVSMPIKIGQQRLGGVRVGYDLKAMRTYQDSALDQLRQRLEELGRRQLLWVGLLSVGLLALGALMVWLIQRWLVKPIRELADAAQAIENGQFDSAPPAGHPNDEVGDLMHAFSRMSHSLARHDRDIRRMAYTDALTGLANRLAFREWLDQRLLHLRGDGGQLGLLFADIDDFKRVNDTLGHDAGDDVLLQFAQRIQDTVRRIGGERALLARFGGDEFVILVEGSRERNGEARTVATHLAEVLVSELGQPIVVHDRQVFLGTSIGVTLYPEDASGATALMKNGDIAMYQAKVAGKNCYRFYSRAMDQAVERRVHLEHELRGAWDRGELSLVYQPVFRLADGKMVGAEALLRWKHPEQGLIAPSVFIDVAEQSGLIETLGPQVLRAACEDAVSWRDTRVGADPMFVSVNVSPRQLRSGDLPNVVAACLRETGLPAQQLHLELTETAVIGDEVHASSLLSRLRASGVKVWLDDFGTGFSGLSHLRRVPVDGVKIDRSFIADVLRDPDDLALTTAIIAMAHSLGIIVVAEGVEKEGQYAVLRERGCDLAQGYWLGHPVNAQEFLVLLG; this comes from the coding sequence ATGAGACTGCGCGCCGGCCTGCAGGCCAAGTTCCTGTCGATCATGGGGGTGGCGTTTCTGGTGGTGGTCGCGCTGATCGCGCTGTTGCTGTACCGGCAGGAGCGCATCCAGGCCGAAGTGGTCGGGGTCAGCCGCGACGCGATGCGCGACAGTTTCGTCGAAAGCCTGCGCCGTCACGGCGAAGGCGAGGTGGCGCAGCTCGCCGGCTCGCTGACCAATCCGCTGTATTACTTCGATCTGGACGCGATCGGCGAACTCAGCCGCGCGGCGCTGGCCAATCCGGGCGTGCGCTACGTGATCGTCTACGACAACGACGGCAACATCGTCCACGACGGCAGCGAGGAGATTCCCAGCTACGGCAAGCGCATGGACGATGCGATGGCGAAGCAGGTGGTGGCCGCGCGCGCGCTGCACACCCAGTGGGGCGAGAGCACCTTCGACGTGTCGATGCCGATCAAGATCGGCCAGCAGCGGCTCGGCGGCGTGCGCGTGGGCTACGACCTCAAGGCGATGCGCACCTATCAGGACAGCGCGCTCGATCAGTTGCGGCAACGGCTGGAGGAACTGGGCCGGCGCCAGCTGCTGTGGGTCGGGCTGCTCAGCGTCGGCCTGCTCGCGCTCGGCGCGCTGATGGTGTGGCTGATCCAGCGCTGGCTGGTCAAGCCGATCCGCGAACTCGCCGACGCCGCCCAGGCGATCGAGAACGGACAGTTCGACAGCGCGCCGCCGGCCGGTCATCCCAACGACGAAGTCGGCGACCTGATGCATGCGTTCAGCCGCATGAGCCACAGCCTCGCGCGCCACGACCGCGACATCCGCCGCATGGCCTACACCGATGCGCTGACCGGGCTGGCCAACCGGCTCGCGTTCCGCGAGTGGCTGGACCAGCGCTTGCTGCATCTGCGCGGCGACGGCGGCCAGCTCGGCCTGTTGTTCGCCGACATCGACGATTTCAAGCGCGTCAACGACACCCTCGGCCACGACGCCGGCGACGATGTGCTGCTGCAATTCGCCCAGCGCATCCAGGACACGGTGCGCCGGATCGGCGGCGAACGCGCGCTGTTGGCGCGCTTCGGCGGCGACGAGTTCGTGATCCTGGTCGAGGGCAGCCGCGAGCGCAACGGCGAGGCGCGCACCGTCGCCACCCATCTGGCCGAAGTGCTGGTGTCCGAACTCGGCCAGCCGATCGTGGTGCACGACCGTCAGGTCTTTCTCGGCACCTCGATCGGCGTGACCCTGTATCCGGAAGACGCCTCCGGCGCGACCGCGCTGATGAAGAACGGCGACATCGCCATGTATCAGGCCAAGGTCGCCGGCAAGAACTGCTACCGCTTCTACAGCCGGGCGATGGATCAGGCGGTGGAACGCCGGGTGCATCTGGAGCACGAATTGCGCGGCGCCTGGGATCGCGGCGAACTGAGCCTGGTGTATCAGCCGGTGTTCCGCCTCGCCGACGGCAAGATGGTCGGCGCCGAGGCGTTGCTGCGCTGGAAGCATCCCGAGCAGGGCCTGATCGCGCCGTCGGTGTTCATCGATGTCGCCGAGCAGAGCGGCCTGATCGAAACGCTCGGCCCGCAGGTGCTGCGCGCGGCCTGCGAGGACGCGGTGTCGTGGCGCGATACGCGCGTGGGCGCCGATCCGATGTTCGTCTCGGTCAACGTCTCGCCGCGCCAGTTGCGCAGCGGCGACCTGCCCAACGTGGTCGCCGCCTGCCTGCGCGAAACCGGATTGCCCGCGCAGCAACTGCATCTGGAACTCACCGAGACCGCGGTGATCGGCGACGAGGTCCATGCCAGCAGCCTGCTGTCGCGGCTGCGCGCGAGCGGGGTGAAGGTGTGGCTGGACGATTTCGGCACCGGCTTCTCCGGCCTGAGCCATCTGCGCCGGGTGCCGGTGGACGGGGTCAAGATCGACCGCAGTTTCATCGCCGACGTGCTGCGCGATCCCGACGATCTGGCGCTGACCACCGCGATCATCGCGATGGCGCATTCGCTGGGCATCATCGTCGTCGCCGAGGGCGTGGAGAAGGAAGGCCAGTACGCGGTGTTGCGCGAGCGCGGCTGCGATCTGGCGCAGGGCTACTGGCTGGGGCATCCGGTGAATGCGCAGGAGTTTTTGGTGCTGCTCGGCTAG